One window of Nilaparvata lugens isolate BPH unplaced genomic scaffold, ASM1435652v1 scaffold9159, whole genome shotgun sequence genomic DNA carries:
- the LOC120348797 gene encoding sex peptide receptor-like, translating into MYPTMSNYILIEYSNSSDGGAASLNFTTLLPPNITLDSNLTADQLIPDYLNVTRELPIQYAQPMYGYVMPLLLLITIVANTLIVVVLSKRHMRTPTNAVLMAMALSDMFTLLFPAPWLFYMYTFGNHYKPLSPVGACYAWNVMNEVIPALFHTASIWLTLALAVQR; encoded by the coding sequence ATGTATCCAACCATGTCCAACTACATCCTAATAGAGTACTCCAACTCCTCCGACGGGGGGGCGGCCTCCCTAAATTTCACCACCCTTCTACCACCCAACATAACCCTCGACTCAAACTTAACCGCCGATCAACTAATCCCCGATTACCTCAATGTAACCCGCGAACTCCCCATACAGTATGCCCAACCAATGTACGGTTACGTTATGCCGCTGTTACTGCTGATTACGATTGTAGCCAATACTTTGATAGTGGTGGTATTATCTAAAAGGCATATGCGGACTCCAACTAATGCAGTTCTAATGGCGATGGCATTGTCAGATATGTTTACGTTGCTTTTTCCCGCGCCCTGGTTGTTTTATATGTATACTTTTGGGAACCATTATAAACCACTGAGTCCTGTAGGCGCCTGTTACGCTTGGAATGTGATGAACGAGGTGATACCGGCCCTGTTTCACACCGCTTCAATATGGCTGACTCTTGCGTTGGCTGTGCAGAGGTGA